One genomic segment of Candidatus Eremiobacteraceae bacterium includes these proteins:
- a CDS encoding GNAT family N-acetyltransferase has translation MPTAPTIESARLTLRGWRDDDLEPWVAMGADERVMEFFPGTYDRPKAISIAAFIRAALDANGYGWWVLEPKEGPSFGGVIALQAVPFEAPFTPATEVGWRLPYDLWGKGYATEGARAALKFAFDKLGVNEVVAMTSALNLRSQRVMERLGMTRDPADDFDHPKIPAGNRLQRHVLYRVKQP, from the coding sequence GTGCCCACTGCACCTACGATCGAGTCGGCTAGGCTTACGCTGCGCGGTTGGCGCGACGACGATCTTGAACCGTGGGTAGCTATGGGCGCCGATGAACGCGTGATGGAATTCTTCCCCGGCACGTACGATCGTCCGAAGGCGATTTCGATCGCCGCGTTCATCAGGGCAGCGCTCGACGCGAACGGCTACGGCTGGTGGGTGCTCGAACCTAAGGAGGGCCCGTCGTTCGGCGGCGTCATTGCCTTGCAGGCGGTGCCCTTCGAAGCGCCGTTCACGCCTGCGACCGAGGTTGGTTGGCGCCTTCCCTACGATCTTTGGGGCAAGGGATACGCCACCGAAGGTGCGCGCGCAGCGCTCAAATTCGCGTTCGACAAACTAGGCGTCAACGAAGTCGTGGCGATGACGTCAGCGCTCAACCTCCGCTCGCAGCGTGTCATGGAACGGCTCGGCATGACGAGAGATCCCGCCGACGACTTCGACCATCCGAAGATACCCGCCGGCAATCGCTTGCAGCGCCACGTTTTGTATCGCGTCAAGCAACCGTGA
- a CDS encoding DUF2891 family protein, translating to MDSKSLRGELAPRIAPVVLANITTRHPYHDSHLFRQNDGPFEPLAVHPAFGNSYDWHSSVHSHWTALQLLAFFAAGGVATTSIPGNIVDALRSACARTLAAKNLEAEASYLEARPTYERPYGWAWAMRLAADASEFGASDPSAALHRLARAIADRAVAWLHAMPGPVRHGVHSNSAYALGLMLDASHKLGFDDLATVIGTKAMTWYGGDRDYPAAWERSANDFLSPGLTEADLMRRILTPGAFTDWWRGFVCDGVSRDALFAVAEVPRVSDGQIVHLHGLNLSRAGALARIAAVVETAPALELLDRARTLYDASVAEASGAEYLSTHWLPTFAWDTATSLDAAGAKGASRRHRERPTP from the coding sequence GTGGACTCGAAGTCGCTGCGTGGCGAGCTTGCGCCACGAATTGCTCCGGTCGTGCTTGCGAACATCACGACGCGCCATCCTTATCACGATTCGCACCTCTTCCGTCAGAACGACGGTCCGTTCGAACCGCTGGCCGTGCATCCAGCCTTCGGGAACTCGTACGATTGGCACTCGAGCGTCCATTCACATTGGACGGCCCTGCAGCTGCTTGCATTTTTCGCGGCGGGTGGCGTTGCTACGACGAGCATCCCGGGAAACATCGTCGATGCTCTGCGGTCCGCGTGTGCTCGCACGCTCGCTGCTAAGAACCTCGAAGCGGAAGCAAGCTACCTCGAAGCGCGGCCCACGTACGAGCGACCGTACGGATGGGCGTGGGCCATGCGGCTGGCCGCAGACGCAAGCGAATTCGGCGCCTCAGATCCGAGCGCTGCGCTGCACCGTCTCGCGCGAGCGATCGCGGATCGAGCGGTCGCGTGGCTGCACGCGATGCCCGGGCCGGTGCGGCACGGCGTTCACAGCAACTCAGCGTACGCCCTCGGTCTGATGCTCGATGCGTCGCACAAGCTCGGGTTCGACGACCTCGCGACCGTGATCGGTACCAAGGCGATGACGTGGTACGGCGGGGACCGCGACTACCCTGCCGCTTGGGAGCGTAGCGCGAACGACTTCTTGTCGCCGGGGCTGACCGAAGCCGATCTCATGCGACGCATTCTGACGCCCGGCGCGTTCACCGATTGGTGGCGCGGCTTCGTATGCGACGGGGTTTCTCGCGACGCGTTATTCGCGGTCGCTGAGGTGCCACGCGTGAGCGACGGCCAAATCGTCCACCTGCACGGCCTCAATCTGTCGCGCGCGGGCGCCCTCGCGCGGATCGCGGCGGTCGTTGAGACCGCGCCTGCGCTCGAATTGCTCGACCGTGCGCGCACGCTCTACGACGCGAGCGTCGCAGAGGCGAGCGGCGCTGAATACCTTTCGACGCACTGGCTCCCGACGTTCGCCTGGGATACGGCGACGAGCCTCGATGCGGCGGGCGCGAAGGGAGCGTCGCGGCGGCACCGTGAACGTCCAACGCCATGA
- a CDS encoding M20/M25/M40 family metallo-hydrolase — translation MSVGDAIDAHVDRHIEERITELSGLCAIPSVSSQGGDLGSCARTVAAMFERRGFDVRIFETSSQPVVYAEKGEGPRSILFYNHYDVQPAEPLELWTSPPFEPVHRNGALFARGAMDDKGELVSRLAALDAFAAIHPSKGLRIKALVEGAEEIGSPGLEPFVREHAAMLNADACIWEAGGIDTAGRPRIDLGLRGMLYVELNCRTMKRDAHSGDAHALPNAAWRLLRAVASLKDEKEHVLVSDFYDSVRPLSARAQALVERIPPPDPSWAEGLGVREFVGGRKPHDLAGAVFSPTCNIAGFTAGHGGPGSKTVIPSQATCKIDFRLVPDQEPDVVARQLRAHLDARGFDDVELTVIGRILPAMTDADSPIVEIAIDAAREAWRKEPVVVPMVGGSGPMSYFTGILKLPVVSVGCSYPGSRKHAPDEHVRIDDFAKGAKHVARILSAFSAARPATPGTKTS, via the coding sequence GTGAGCGTCGGCGACGCGATCGACGCGCACGTCGACCGCCATATCGAGGAGCGGATCACCGAGCTCAGCGGCCTGTGTGCGATTCCGAGCGTCTCGAGCCAAGGGGGCGATCTCGGATCGTGCGCGCGCACCGTCGCGGCGATGTTCGAGCGTCGCGGGTTCGATGTCCGCATCTTCGAAACGAGTTCGCAGCCCGTCGTCTATGCCGAAAAAGGAGAGGGCCCTCGCAGCATCCTCTTCTACAACCACTACGACGTGCAGCCGGCCGAGCCGCTCGAGCTCTGGACGAGTCCGCCGTTCGAACCGGTGCACAGGAACGGCGCGCTCTTCGCACGCGGTGCGATGGACGACAAGGGGGAGCTCGTCTCACGTCTTGCGGCCCTCGATGCGTTCGCAGCGATTCATCCGTCCAAAGGGCTTCGCATCAAAGCGCTCGTCGAGGGAGCCGAAGAAATCGGCAGCCCAGGACTCGAGCCGTTCGTCCGCGAGCACGCGGCGATGCTCAATGCCGACGCATGCATTTGGGAAGCGGGCGGGATCGATACGGCGGGCAGACCGCGGATCGACCTCGGCTTGCGCGGCATGCTCTACGTCGAGCTGAATTGCCGGACGATGAAACGCGACGCTCATTCCGGCGACGCACACGCGCTTCCGAATGCCGCATGGCGTTTGCTTCGAGCGGTCGCGTCGCTCAAAGATGAGAAGGAGCACGTGCTCGTCTCGGACTTCTACGATTCTGTCCGGCCCCTATCGGCGAGGGCGCAGGCGCTCGTCGAGCGCATCCCCCCGCCCGATCCATCGTGGGCGGAGGGTCTCGGCGTCCGTGAGTTCGTCGGCGGTCGTAAGCCGCACGACCTCGCCGGCGCCGTCTTTTCGCCGACCTGCAACATCGCCGGGTTCACGGCTGGCCACGGCGGCCCGGGCTCGAAAACGGTCATCCCGTCGCAGGCGACCTGCAAGATCGACTTCAGGCTCGTTCCCGACCAGGAGCCCGACGTCGTCGCGCGTCAACTCCGCGCGCACCTCGACGCCCGCGGATTCGACGATGTCGAGCTCACCGTCATCGGCCGGATCCTCCCCGCCATGACCGACGCGGATTCGCCGATAGTAGAGATAGCGATCGATGCCGCGCGCGAAGCTTGGAGAAAGGAGCCGGTCGTCGTGCCGATGGTTGGCGGATCGGGCCCGATGTCGTATTTCACCGGCATCTTGAAACTGCCGGTCGTCAGCGTCGGATGCAGCTATCCGGGCTCGCGCAAGCACGCGCCAGACGAACACGTCCGGATCGATGATTTCGCGAAAGGCGCGAAACACGTCGCGCGCATCCTCTCCGCGTTCTCAGCCGCGCGGCCGGCCACCCCCGGTACGAAGACTAGTTGA
- a CDS encoding GntR family transcriptional regulator, whose amino-acid sequence MDAFKALSGARFDAQRSTPGLIADAIRSGILDGTIVAGQQLVQDDLARAFGTSRIPVREALRQLESDGIVAYHPHRGASVALLTARDVKEIYEMRAPLEKLALRLAVPNLERTHLTDAARAIDDSAASSNAISFGRLNWRFHQALYEAANRPRLLRTIRNLYIHASRWPPFAKEQRKMFAAIVAEHRAILRSCERHDASAAVKALERHLAESEQLLIKVIGTSREGKSAKNGRSR is encoded by the coding sequence ATGGACGCCTTCAAAGCGCTATCCGGCGCACGCTTCGACGCGCAACGTAGCACGCCCGGGCTCATCGCCGACGCGATCCGCAGCGGCATCCTCGACGGCACGATCGTCGCCGGGCAGCAGCTCGTCCAGGACGACCTCGCGCGCGCGTTCGGCACGAGCCGCATCCCGGTCCGTGAGGCACTACGCCAGCTTGAGTCCGACGGCATCGTCGCCTATCATCCGCATCGCGGTGCGAGCGTCGCACTGCTCACCGCGCGCGACGTGAAAGAGATCTACGAGATGCGCGCGCCGCTCGAGAAGCTCGCGCTGCGGCTCGCCGTGCCGAACCTCGAACGCACGCATCTCACCGACGCGGCCCGAGCGATCGACGACTCGGCGGCATCGTCGAACGCGATCTCGTTCGGCCGGCTCAATTGGCGCTTTCACCAGGCGCTCTACGAAGCCGCGAATAGGCCGCGGCTCCTTCGGACGATAAGAAATCTCTACATCCATGCGAGCAGATGGCCGCCCTTCGCCAAAGAGCAGCGCAAGATGTTCGCGGCGATCGTCGCCGAGCATCGAGCGATTCTGCGCTCATGCGAGCGGCACGACGCGAGCGCAGCGGTGAAGGCCCTCGAACGGCATCTCGCCGAGTCGGAACAGCTCCTCATCAAGGTCATCGGGACGAGCCGCGAAGGCAAGAGCGCGAAGAACGGCCGCTCTCGGTGA
- a CDS encoding alpha/beta fold hydrolase, giving the protein MMMTSGSNLVRAVVTAAIAMVVGASSTAASATISDPLQTHACVTGKTQTPSLCGTFRVYENRQAASGRTIDIHFVVLKANKPTDRAIFFNPGGPGAGATQFAGYIADGVFEKFLPRLRDSYNIVFVDNRGSGLSHPLQCDFFSAAKPQTYFLQIWPDAQLKACRAKLVQDADLSFYADDFAADDLDDLRAALGYPKIVLSGTSGGTTFFLDFARRHPSHVESVVLEGVAPPHLLIIPLQDAQGGQLTIDHIATDCEHDAGCRAHFPHFRAHFAAIVERLEHGPITIEVENTTTHKLEKVQLSKQVFGDRLRQALYSNASAAYVPYVIDQAYAGNGVPLGTMIEASADGLNSIISEGDNLSVTCAEDIPFITEADIAQTSVGSFIGDSRVRAQQHACKIWNVRPVPAAFQDPVRSTAPVFMISGTDDPTTPPQYATEELAYLPNGKQLLIANASHDTEVDCADALAERFVRQQSVKDLDTRSCAAQYHRPAFATSMSGFGD; this is encoded by the coding sequence ATGATGATGACGTCGGGCTCGAACCTCGTGCGCGCGGTCGTGACGGCGGCCATCGCGATGGTCGTCGGCGCGAGCAGCACAGCAGCTTCCGCCACGATCTCGGATCCGCTTCAAACGCACGCTTGCGTCACGGGCAAGACGCAGACGCCATCGCTCTGCGGCACGTTCCGCGTCTACGAAAATCGACAGGCGGCGAGCGGACGCACGATCGACATCCACTTCGTCGTGCTCAAGGCGAACAAGCCGACCGATCGCGCGATATTCTTCAACCCCGGCGGTCCGGGTGCGGGCGCGACGCAATTCGCGGGCTACATCGCGGACGGCGTGTTCGAGAAATTCCTCCCCCGGTTGCGCGACTCGTACAATATCGTGTTCGTCGACAACCGCGGCAGCGGATTGTCGCACCCGCTTCAGTGCGACTTCTTCTCCGCCGCGAAGCCGCAGACGTACTTCTTGCAGATCTGGCCCGATGCGCAGCTGAAAGCGTGCCGCGCGAAGCTGGTTCAGGACGCCGACCTCAGTTTCTATGCGGATGACTTCGCCGCCGACGATCTCGACGATTTGCGCGCGGCGCTGGGCTATCCGAAGATCGTGCTCAGCGGCACGTCGGGCGGCACGACGTTCTTCCTCGATTTCGCGCGCCGGCATCCGTCGCACGTCGAGAGCGTCGTCCTCGAAGGCGTTGCGCCGCCGCATCTGCTCATCATCCCGCTCCAGGATGCGCAGGGCGGCCAGCTCACGATCGATCACATCGCGACCGACTGCGAGCACGACGCCGGCTGCCGCGCCCACTTCCCGCATTTCCGCGCGCATTTCGCGGCGATCGTCGAACGTCTCGAACACGGGCCGATCACGATCGAAGTAGAGAACACGACGACGCATAAGCTGGAGAAAGTGCAGCTCTCGAAACAAGTCTTCGGCGATCGGCTGCGCCAGGCGCTCTACTCGAACGCATCGGCGGCGTACGTGCCGTATGTCATCGATCAGGCGTATGCGGGAAACGGTGTTCCGCTCGGAACGATGATCGAAGCTTCGGCGGACGGCCTTAATTCGATCATATCAGAGGGCGACAATCTATCGGTGACGTGCGCGGAGGACATCCCGTTCATCACGGAAGCGGATATCGCGCAGACGAGCGTGGGGTCGTTCATCGGCGATTCGCGCGTGCGCGCCCAGCAGCACGCGTGCAAGATATGGAACGTCCGCCCGGTCCCTGCCGCGTTTCAGGATCCGGTCCGGTCGACGGCGCCGGTGTTCATGATCTCCGGAACCGACGATCCGACGACGCCGCCGCAGTACGCGACCGAGGAGCTCGCCTATCTGCCGAACGGCAAGCAGCTCCTCATCGCGAACGCATCACACGACACCGAAGTCGATTGCGCGGACGCACTAGCGGAGCGCTTTGTCCGACAGCAGTCGGTCAAAGATCTCGACACTCGCTCGTGCGCGGCGCAATATCATCGTCCGGCCTTCGCGACCTCGATGAGCGGCTTCGGCGACTGA